One Streptomyces drozdowiczii DNA segment encodes these proteins:
- a CDS encoding FKBP-type peptidyl-prolyl cis-trans isomerase, which translates to MSIDKPEVDFPGGEPPADLEIKDIWEGDGEEAKAGQFVSVHYVGVAFSTGEEFDASWNRGKPLQFQLGAGQVIAGWDKGVQGMKVGGRRQLTIPAHLAYGDRGAGGGAIAPGETLIFVCDLVAV; encoded by the coding sequence AGCCCGAGGTCGACTTCCCGGGTGGCGAGCCGCCGGCCGATCTGGAGATCAAGGACATCTGGGAGGGCGACGGCGAGGAGGCCAAGGCCGGCCAGTTCGTCTCCGTCCACTACGTGGGTGTCGCCTTCTCCACCGGCGAGGAGTTCGACGCCTCGTGGAACCGCGGCAAGCCGCTGCAGTTCCAGCTCGGTGCCGGCCAGGTCATCGCGGGCTGGGACAAGGGCGTGCAGGGCATGAAGGTCGGCGGCCGCCGCCAGCTGACCATCCCCGCGCACCTCGCCTACGGTGACCGCGGCGCCGGCGGCGGTGCGATCGCCCCCGGCGAGACGCTGATCTTCGTCTGCGACCTGGTCGCCGTCTGA